ATAACCTCTGCCAGTacttctgtctggaagaaagctgcccttccccagccctcaccctgatgccagacagttcatTTCATGCCAGTATGTCCCTGTCATCTTTCGAGCTGtcgccccagtgctggagctcagagagagtaAGTCTGTGTAAGTCCATGCACCAGGTCTTTAAGAGGAATACCTGGGACGGCAGCCACACTCCATCTCAGCCACTGTACCAGCTGGTTTTCATGGCCAGAAATTTTAGGGACTCCTCTTTCCAGCACTGGAATTCTGGGCTGGGGGGTCTCGTGTCACACTAGAACCCTTCGCTCATCATGGGGGAACTCTGTCGCCGAGAtattcctcctgatttttaaccACAATGTGCATGTGGGACTAGCCCATTCCCTGTCTCCACTCCTACCAATCTTGATGTGCCTTCTGTATagccttagttgtaggacttctgtacAGCTAGATATCAGGTGGTtctaaatgatggttgttctgtagttcaGTTGTAATTTTGTGTGGGGATGGAAGTACTGCATAATGCTGTTAAATTTATGAGGAAATAAGTATGGACAGAGTGTTTCTGATGACcaagacataaaataaatgttgagAAACCACAGAATCCTATGTAACCCTTCTATAAATTGAGTGTAAATGCCCAGTGCTGTCAGATTGATGCATCCTACTATATAGATATTTGCAATGTTTTAGGACTCAGTGACctttgaggatgtggctgtgAACTTCACCCTGGAGGAGTGGTCTTTACTGGATCCTTCACAGAAGAAACTCTACAGAGATGTGATGAGGGAAACCTTCAGGAACCTGGCCTCCATAGGTAAGAATGATGACTTTGTTACTTAATTTGTCAGTTAGAGatcaagtttgtttgtttttttattgcttttactgcatcccagaagttttgaCATGtcgtattgtcattctcatttgtctctatctTTTGATCTCACCTTTTATTCTTTGACCTTGTCAATTTTTTAGCAGCATGttatttaatctccacatatttgtggggtaggtttttttgctttctttttgcaGTTGATCACTAATTTTAAAGCATTGTGGTTGAAGAATATGTTGGTATGAGttcagtctctttttttttttaaagattttgtattgatttttagagagaagaaagggagaaagagacaaacattgatgtgaaagcaaaatatcaattggctgcctcctgcccacccccgactggggatcgagccaaaacctgggcatttcccccaaccaggaattgagccagcatACTTTCCGTGCATGGGACAgcgtccaaccaactgagcctcattGGCTGGGGCGAgtttaatcttcttaaatttgtggaggctagttttgtgacccaacatatggtctgtcctttttttttttttttttttttaatatattttactgattttttacagaggggaagggagagggatagagagttagaaacatcgatgagagagaaacattgatcagctgcctcatgcacaccccctactgggagtgtgccgcaaccaaggtacatgtccttgactggaatcgaacctgggacccttcagtccgcaggccgacgctctatccactgagccaaaccagttagggcatggtctatccttgagattcttccatgtgcactggagaagaatgtataagcTGATGTCCTGGGATGAAAGGCTCTggaaatgtcaattatgtccatttcatctaatgtgtcatttaaggctgatatttctttattgattttctgtttggatgatctacctataatttttattgatttcaaggagaaacatcaatgatgagcgagaatcattgattgagtgcctcctgcacgccccctactggggattgggcccataacccaggcatgtgccctgacctcctggttcataagtcaaaactcaaccactgagccaccaccgGTCAggctataattgtgttttttacaGTTTCTCCTTTTAGTTCTCTTAGTAGTTCCTTTATATTTTGGTGCTTCCctaattgggtgcatatatattgaaAAGTATTGtatcttctcttttaaaatttcatttatttacttatttttattttttttaatcctcacccaaggatatttttttcattgatttctagagagagtggaaggcagggaggagatggggagaaaaacatcgacatgagagagagacatcagttggttgcctcctgcatgcacccttaCTGGGGCTGAAGAACGTGCatccaaggtaggtgcccttgaccaggaattgaacccacaacccttgggcccacaggctggtgctctaaccacttagcaaaccagccagagaaagaagTGTTATATATTCTTGAGGTAGTTTCccctttctatatatataaaaggctaagtgactggccaaccagccagtacatatgatgtgcactgaccaccagggggcagatgctcaacgcaggagctgccaagctgtggtaacttggcagtggcggttctcaggtgacgcaccccggaaccagagagaagggagcctgattcctcacgaggctgcatgattccaccttcggccatgggttactgaatctggtttactgctgagctgcagttcttctaattaatttcctttcaatgtgcacgaatctatgCACGGGACCACtagtatcattataaaatgtccatctttgtcACTTATTGCCTTtcttatcttgaaatctattttgtcagatataagtatggctacatctgcttttctgtggatgccatttgcttggagaatcacTTTACACTCTTTTACTATGAGTCTGtgtttgtctttgcagcttagatgtgtctCCTAAAGGTAGCATAAGGTTGGGATTTGTTTTTTGATCctctgctactctgtgcctctttattggtgagTCCAGTCCATTGACATGTAGGGTAATTATTTATTGTCTGTGGTTTTCCTGTAGccattttatcctttgttttctagtagctctgtgcctccatgggttctttttactttttttttttttttttaatatattttattgatttcccacagagagaaagggagagagagagagagttagaaacatcgatgagagagaaacatcgatcagctgcctcctgcacaccccccactggggatgtgcgcaacccaggtacatgcccttgaccgggatcgaacccgggacctctcagtccgcaggccgacgctctatcctctgagccaaaccagtttcggctctttttactttttttaatctttattgttgaaagtattacatgtgtcctctttttccattggttcttttcctttgtgtttctctCCGTTGTTTTTGTTCggtggtattttatattttttttctgtttcctctttttttaagttatgtgtctcagttttgttttttgctttttggtGTGGTCACAATTAGGTTATGTAAAAGAAAGTTTCATATATATAGTAGCCCTTTTTCTTCTGAATGCATCTAATCTCCACCCTCTTTGCAAATTCAGACCTTACCATACCCCTTTGTCACAAATTATTCCTATTTGCTCTGTGAGTTCATTTCTGAATTGCAGTAGATATTGCCTTCATTCTCTATTTTAATGTTATTACTTCCTTTAACCTTTATGTGACATTTAAGTGTATAATACCCTATTCTAAAAAAGGGTTGTAATATCCTGCTTCTGTGTGCCTGTTGGTGATCTTACTCATGCTTTTGTGACcttctgttctttgtttcaggtattATAACCCCTTGAGTATTTCCTATAACACGGGTCTTCTTGTGGTTTAttccctcagcttctgtatgtgtctggaaaagtctttatttctccttcatatctaaaggataactttgctggatatattattcttggctggtaatttctctcttttgaGAAATTGCTGATTACCAGACAACTGTGGCCATACCTCTGTGCTATGTCCTTGCACAGGTCCCTAGCTTCAGCCACAGCACGTACGGACCACTCCTGCAGGAATGCTCATTGTATCTATCTGCTCCTCTCTGCTGAAGGGAATGTCTGTGGCCACTTGAttcctcccctctctgggctgaGACCTGCAGTGGGCTTCAGGCTGTGAGCTCCAGGCTCTGTCTCTGGCACCATCTCAGCTCTTGTTTCTTCCCACCTTTCCAGTTTGCTCCCACTTCCCACCTTCATATGTTTCATTGTTTGATCTCTCAGACATGTTTATGCATTGAGCAGGGAGTCCTTTGTTGAATGATAGCTGTTCAAATTGTGGAAACTTtaaggggagaaaccaagaggaCCTCTCACGCTGCCATTCTTCTGACCAAGAACAAGTATTTCTTGCATATCAGTGTTGTTTCAAGATGTGGAAAAATGAGTATATTAGTAAATAAACTAAGCATGGTAACAACTCATCATGGACTTAGAATCTAATAATTTTTCTCTAACTTCTAATAATTTGGAATTGTTTTTTCTAGGTATGCATTTAGAGAAAAAATGGGAAGATCATAACATTGAATATCAGTACAATACCCAGGGGAGAAAACTACGGTGAGTCACTCAATAAGCAGCATTGTTCCATATAAGAATTCTAGTatagccctgatcggtttggctcagtggatagagcgtcagcctgcagactgaagggtcccgggtttgattcccatcaagggcatgtaccttggttgcgggcgcatccccagtggggagtgtgcaggaggcagctgaatcgatgtttctctcattgatgtttctacctctctatccctctctttctccctttctctctgtaaaaaataaaatatattttttttaaaaagaattctagtATGTCAtggatttatattttatttattttaattttttaatgtttattttttattatatatttttattgatttcagagaggaagggagagggagagagaggtagaaacatcaatgatgagagagaatcttgcatcggcggcctcctgcatgcccctactggggatcaagcacgtaacccaggcatgtgcccttgactgaaatcgaacctgggaccctgctggggtccaaccccatcaggtccaggggtccccaaaggtgtggatggagtaggcgaagaaggaatgacacggagacagcgttcagttgatcagcagcctagccaggatctctagccaggatctccagccaagttctggtctggatctccagcgaagttctggttaggatctccagccaggttctgtgtccatgttctcttgctaggttctccagccaggttctccaggttctccagccaggttctgtagccatgttccctcgctaggttctccagccaggttcagtcaccaggttctagtcaggttctcttgccatgttctatccaggttctgtagccaggttctgtctctaggttcttcagccaggttctgtcactaggttctgtctctaggttctgtggccagtttctgtccaggatcttttgccatgttctctccagcgaagttcttctttctctaggttctgtgtaggttctgtgtctaggttctgtctaggttctgtgtctaggttctgtgtaggttctgtgtatgttctgtgtctaggttctgtgtctaggttctgtgtcctgttgtcttgttacatctgtatttataccagttgattccaatcctatcaatctctattccaaaggttagggcgtttcttatctccattccagggagtaaagattatgtagcttaagcatgattgttcgtagttaaagtgattaattacccgcctggcacttagttaaggggttttattccctccctaacttcaggggaaaatccctacctggggaaacaacctttctcagagaggtgaccttggttaaaacacatagtgccaagaaggtgagcaaacatattaagaacagtatgccatatatgccaggtcccttgaaacagcaaggatggaccggctcccggcaggacccttcagtccacaggccgacactttatccactgagccaaaccagctagggctgtcatggatttttaaaaacaagcaaataaaacaatTTCTACTTCAATTTATTTACTCTTAACCTCATATATTAATATCACTGTTTTCATAATAACCAAGGTCTAGTCCTTTTACAGAGCATTCAGTATATTGAAACAAttcagaaaagacaaaaaaacctTCACTtttgttataaattataaaaatgtaatccAATACCCTACTAGTAAATAGGAAATTAACAAAGAAATCACTAATAATGCTTCTCATTTTTTACAGAAGTTATATGGTAGAAAAACTCCATGAAAGCAAAGGAGGTAGTCAGTGTGGAGAAACCATCAGCCAAATTCCAAATCCTGATCTGAACAAGAGAACTACTTCTGGAGGACAATCACTTAAATGTAGGGTGTGTGGAAAAGACTTTGTGCGCCATTCATCCCTGAATATACACATCAGATCTCACACTGGACATAAACCTTATGAGTATCACAAATATGAAGATAAGCCATataaatgtaaggaatgtgggaaagccttcagttaCCACAAATCTGTTCACAGACATGAAAGGAcgcacactggagagaaaccctatgaatgtaaggaatgcgGGAAAGCCTTCATGTGGCTCCCAACCTTTCAAACACACATGATAACACACACTGGAGATGCTCCTTTTAAATGTAAGgcatgtgggaaagcctttagcTCTTCCGCTTCATTCCGAGCACATGAAAGAAtgcacactggagagaaaccctatgaatgtacaCTGTGTGGTAAATCCCTGAGATCTCTTCTAGGTTTGCGAATACATGAACGAaatcacactggagaaaaaccctatgaatgtaagcaatgtggtAAAGCCCTCAGTTGCCCCAGTTCTTTTCGAAGACATGAAAGGACTCACACTGcagagaaaaaatatgaatgtgaACATTGTGACAATGCCTTCAGTTCTCCTCTAGGTTTACGAATACATGAAAGAATTCACGCTGGAAAGAAGCCCTatgaatgtaaagaatgtggtaaagctttcatttctctctcaagCATTCGAACACACATGATAACACACACAGGAGAAGAACCTtataaatgtaaagaatgtgggaAGGCATTTGTTTGTCCCAGTTCTTTTCGATCACATGAAAGGACTCACACTGGAGCAAAACCATATGAATGTAAACAGTGTGGTAAAACCTTCAGTTGGCCCAGTTCCTTCCGAATACATGAAAGAacacacactggagagaaaccctatgaatgtacaGAATGTGGAAAAACCTTCATTTACCGCACAACCTTTCAAGGACACATGAGAAAGCATACGGGAGAGAAACCCTACAAATGTAAacaatgtgggaaagccttcatttcttcttcaagTGTTCGAACACACATGATAATGCACACTGGAGATGGGCCTTACAAATGTAAGgtatgtgggaaagccttcaatTTTCCTAGTTCATTTAGGGTACATGAAAgaactcacactggagagaagccctatgaatgtaaagaatgtggTAGAGCCTTCAGTTGTTACACATCATTTCGAACACATGAAAATACtcatactggagaaaaaccctatgaatgtaaagaatgtggaaaagccttcaTTTACCGTACTACCTTTCGAGGACATGTGAGAATGCACACTGGTGAGAAACCATACCAATGTAAAacatgtgggaaagcctttagtCGACCCAGTTCCTTTAGAAGGCATGAAAGATCTCATACTAAATAGAAACTTCTTGAATGTAGCAATGTGGAAAAAGACGACAGTTGGCCTTCATCCTTACATGTGAAAACTCCCACTGGAATGAAACCCTGTAAATATTAGTAATGTGAGAAAGCCTGATGTAAATTAATCCATACATAATGTTCTGGAACACTGTAATATGAAAGAATTATTATAGAAGTTATAAATGTATTGTCTTTATTAGGGCCTCATTTTTAAAGTGGACCTCTG
The sequence above is a segment of the Myotis daubentonii chromosome 5, mMyoDau2.1, whole genome shotgun sequence genome. Coding sequences within it:
- the LOC132235003 gene encoding zinc finger protein 709-like, whose protein sequence is MDSVTFEDVAVNFTLEEWSLLDPSQKKLYRDVMRETFRNLASIGMHLEKKWEDHNIEYQYNTQGRKLRSYMVEKLHESKGGSQCGETISQIPNPDLNKRTTSGGQSLKCRVCGKDFVRHSSLNIHIRSHTGHKPYEYHKYEDKPYKCKECGKAFSYHKSVHRHERTHTGEKPYECKECGKAFMWLPTFQTHMITHTGDAPFKCKACGKAFSSSASFRAHERMHTGEKPYECTLCGKSLRSLLGLRIHERNHTGEKPYECKQCGKALSCPSSFRRHERTHTAEKKYECEHCDNAFSSPLGLRIHERIHAGKKPYECKECGKAFISLSSIRTHMITHTGEEPYKCKECGKAFVCPSSFRSHERTHTGAKPYECKQCGKTFSWPSSFRIHERTHTGEKPYECTECGKTFIYRTTFQGHMRKHTGEKPYKCKQCGKAFISSSSVRTHMIMHTGDGPYKCKVCGKAFNFPSSFRVHERTHTGEKPYECKECGRAFSCYTSFRTHENTHTGEKPYECKECGKAFIYRTTFRGHVRMHTGEKPYQCKTCGKAFSRPSSFRRHERSHTK